In the Longimicrobiaceae bacterium genome, TCTACGTCGTCACGCCCTATCCCAACACCCTGTACGCCCTGAACCCGGACGGCACGCAGAAGTGGGCGTACAACCCGCAGCCGCTGGCCGCCGCACAGGGCGTGGCCTGCTGCGACGTGGTGAACCGCGGCGCCGTGTACCACGACGGCAAGGTCATCTACAACACGCTCGACGCGCAGACCGTGGCGGTCGACGCGGCCACGGGCAAGGAGATCTGGAAGACCAAGGTCGGCGACATCAACATCGGCGAGACGGTCACCATGGCGCCCCTGGTGGTGCGCGGCAAGGTGATCGTGGGCAACAGCGGCGGCGAGATGGGCGTTCGCGGCTGGCTCACCGCGCTGGACGAGAGCACCGGCAAGATCGCGTGGCGCGCCTACGCCACGGGGCCGGACAAGGACGTGCTCATCGGCCCCGGCTTCCACCCGTTCTACGCGCAGGACCGCGGCACGGACCTGGGCGTGAAGACCTGGGTGGGCGACCAGTGGAAGATCGGCGGCGGGACCATGTGGGGGTGGATCAGCTACGACCCCGAGCTGAACCTGATCTACGCCGGCGTCGCAAACCCCGGCCCGTGGAACGCGGACGCGCGGCCGGGCGACAACAAGTGGACCGCCGGCATCTTCGCCCGCAACCCGGACACAGGCGAGGCGCGCTGGTACTACCAGTTCAACCCGCACGACCTGTGGGACTACGACGGCGTGAACGAGAACGTGATCGTGGACCTCAACATCGGCGGGCGGGCGCGGAAGACGGTGCTGCACCCGGACCGCAACGGCCACCTGTACGTGCTGGACCGCACCACGGGCGAGGTCATCTCGGCAGCGCCGTTCATGCACATCAACACCACGCTGGGGGTGGACCTGAAGACGGGGCGGCCGGTGGAGAACGAGGCGCTGCACCCCTCCACCGGCAAGGTGATCCGCAACGTGTGCCCTGCCGCGCCCGGCGCGAAGGACTGGCAGCCCTCCAGCTGGTCGCCGCGCACGCAGCTGCTGTACATCCCGCACCAGAACATCTGCATGGACTTCGAGGGGGCCGAGGCGAACTACATCGCCGGGACCCCGTACGTGGGCGCCAACGTGAAGATGTACGCCGGCCCCGGCGGCTACCGCGGCCTGCTCACCGCGTGGGACCCCGTGAAGCAGCGCGCCGCCTGGGTGCTCACCGAGCGCTTCCCGGTGTGGAGCGGCGCCCTGGCCACCGCGGGTGACGTGGTGTTCTACGGGACGATGGACGGCTACGTGAAGGCCGTGGACGCACGCAGCGGCCACGCGCTCTGGCAGTTCAAGACCGGCTCCGGCGTGATCAGCCAGCCCACCACGTTCCGCGGGCCGGACGGGAAGCAGTACCTGGCCGTGCTGGACGGCGTGGGCGGCTGGTCCGGCGCCATCGTGGCCGGCGGCCTGGACCCGCGCGACTCCACCATCGCGCTGGGCTTCGGGAACGCCATGAAGGACCTCCCGCAATACTCCACCAAGGGCGGCACGCTGTATGTCTTCGCCCTGCCCTGACGCCCTCCCCGCCCGCATCCTCCCCGGCCGGCCTCAAGCCGCCCGGGCGCCGAGCCGCGTCCGCATCTCCAGTGTCCGGAAGATGTGGAGCGCCCAATCAACCGCGGTTGGTCGGGTGATGCACGGCGCTTGGGAGATGTTGGGCAGCCGGAAGATGTCGAGTGATCGGAAGATGTCGAGCGGTCGGGAGATGTCGGGCCGTCTGGAGATGCAGATCAGTCTGGAGATGCAGAGCATTCGGAAGATGCGCGGCACTCGGCAGATGCCGATCCACATCTCCCACTTGCCCTCCCCATCTCTGCCGATGCGCGGCCTGTTCGCGGATGCGACTCAGCCCCTCGCATCGGACAACGATGCGGCGCGCACGGAGCCTCGTCCGCAGGACGACCGCAGTTCAAAGCCGGGGGTTTCATACCCCCGGCGGAGCCCCGGCACGCCTATTGGCCGAACCGCGCCCATCGGCCGAAACCCACGCATCCCCCGCATCTTCGCGCTCGCACTCCTCGCCTGCACCGCTGCGTCGGCCTGCGGGCGCGCGGAGGCGGCGCCTGCGCGGGAGCTGCGGGTGTGCGCGGACCCGAACAACCTGCCGTTCAGCAACCAGCGCGGGCAGGGCTTCGAGAACCGCCTGGCGGACATGCTGGCGAAGGACCTCCACGCCACCGTCAAGTACACCTGGTGGGCGCAGCGCCGCGGCTTCTTCCGCAACACGCTGAACGCCAGCCTCTGCGACGTGGTGATGGGCGTGCCGACCAGCCTGGAGATGGCCTGGACCACGCGCCCGTACTACCGGTCCACGTACGTGTTCGTCACCAAGCGCGACGGCGGCCCCGCCATCGGCTCTCTGGACGACCCGGCGCTGCGGAAGCTGCGCATCGGCGTGCAGGTGCTGGGCGACGACGGGGCCAACCCGCCGCCCGTGCACGCCCTCGTCCGCCGCGGCCTGGCCCGCAATCTCCACGGCTACAGCGTCTACGGCGACTACCGCAGCGACAGCCCGCCCGCGGCCATCGTCCGCGGCGTCGCGCGCGGCGAGGTGGACGTGGCGCTGGCGTGGGGGCCCATGGCGGGGTACTTCGCGCGCCGCTCGCCGGTGCCGCTGCGCCTGGTGCCGGTGACGCCGCAGATCGACCCGCCGTTCATGCCCTTCTCGTTCGACATCTCCATGGGCACGCGCCGCCACGACACCGTGCTGCACCAGGAGCTGGATGACTTCATCCGCCGCCGCGGGCCGGACATCGCGCGGCTGCTGGACGAGTACGGCGTGCCGCGCCCCGGCGCCGCCACGCCCGCCGCCAACCCAGGCACCGCCCCATGAGCGCCACGCCCACAGCCCTCGCCCTGGCCTGCGCCGCCCTGCTGGCCGCCGGCTGCAAGCGCGAGGACCGCGAGTTCAAGACGTTTCCGCCCTCCGCCACGCCGGGCAGCCTGGTGCAGGACGTGAGCCTGGTTCCGGGCCCGCGCTCGCCGGCGCTGGTGGCGCACAGCCCGTACGAGGGCAACGCCTACGCGGTGAGCGAGGGCAAGCGCCTCTTCGGCTGGTACAATTGCAGCGGCTGCCACTCGCACGGCGGGGGCGGCATGGGGCCGCCGCTCATGGACGACCAGTGGATCTACGGCAGCGAGCCGGAGAACATCTTCGAGACCATCTCCGAGGGCCGTCCCAACGGCATGCCCGCGTTCGGCAGCCGGCTGGGCAACGACGAGATCTGGAAGCTGGTGGAGTACGTGCGCTCGCTCAGCGCGCTGGGCGTGCGGCAGGACGTGCGCAATGGCCGCAGCGACGAGATGCAGGGCAAGCAGCCGGAGACGGACGT is a window encoding:
- a CDS encoding c-type cytochrome, which codes for MSATPTALALACAALLAAGCKREDREFKTFPPSATPGSLVQDVSLVPGPRSPALVAHSPYEGNAYAVSEGKRLFGWYNCSGCHSHGGGGMGPPLMDDQWIYGSEPENIFETISEGRPNGMPAFGSRLGNDEIWKLVEYVRSLSALGVRQDVRNGRSDEMQGKQPETDVDPTKHPVQSQSPVKLDKP
- a CDS encoding substrate-binding domain-containing protein, translated to MCADPNNLPFSNQRGQGFENRLADMLAKDLHATVKYTWWAQRRGFFRNTLNASLCDVVMGVPTSLEMAWTTRPYYRSTYVFVTKRDGGPAIGSLDDPALRKLRIGVQVLGDDGANPPPVHALVRRGLARNLHGYSVYGDYRSDSPPAAIVRGVARGEVDVALAWGPMAGYFARRSPVPLRLVPVTPQIDPPFMPFSFDISMGTRRHDTVLHQELDDFIRRRGPDIARLLDEYGVPRPGAATPAANPGTAP
- a CDS encoding methanol/ethanol family PQQ-dependent dehydrogenase, with translation MTRPGTRLRPAGALPAAVLAAAALALALGACGAPKPEQTHGDSQPPKPSGPVASNGMAVADDGTWTMPSKDFQGTRFSGLDQINTQNVKNLRVAWTFSTGVTRGQEAAPLYANGTIYVVTPYPNTLYALNPDGTQKWAYNPQPLAAAQGVACCDVVNRGAVYHDGKVIYNTLDAQTVAVDAATGKEIWKTKVGDINIGETVTMAPLVVRGKVIVGNSGGEMGVRGWLTALDESTGKIAWRAYATGPDKDVLIGPGFHPFYAQDRGTDLGVKTWVGDQWKIGGGTMWGWISYDPELNLIYAGVANPGPWNADARPGDNKWTAGIFARNPDTGEARWYYQFNPHDLWDYDGVNENVIVDLNIGGRARKTVLHPDRNGHLYVLDRTTGEVISAAPFMHINTTLGVDLKTGRPVENEALHPSTGKVIRNVCPAAPGAKDWQPSSWSPRTQLLYIPHQNICMDFEGAEANYIAGTPYVGANVKMYAGPGGYRGLLTAWDPVKQRAAWVLTERFPVWSGALATAGDVVFYGTMDGYVKAVDARSGHALWQFKTGSGVISQPTTFRGPDGKQYLAVLDGVGGWSGAIVAGGLDPRDSTIALGFGNAMKDLPQYSTKGGTLYVFALP